The sequence TGGAAACCAGGGCGGCGCAGTGGTAGACGCGCCGGCAGCCGCGCACCGCGGCGGCGACCGCCGCCCCATCGCGCAGATCGGCATACACCCGTTCCACCTCGAGGCCGTCCAGGGCGCCGTTGTCCCGGCCGGGCCGCACCATGACCCGCAGCTCTTCGCCCTCGGCGAGCAGGCGCCGCACTAGGTTCGCGCCGAGGTGACCGGTGGCGCCGGTGACCAGGGTTTTCGTGCCGCCCATCACGGTGGGGGAAGGAGCAGGGTTGAAAAGGTGGTGGAGCGTGTCCGATTCATCGTACTGAAGCGCCGCGGCACCGTTACCCGATTTCTTCCCGACCCGGCACCCGGAGGGTTCAGTCTCCACGCCGGGCGGAGGCGAATGCTTCCACCCAGCGCCCCGCCGCACGGTCCACCAGCCATAGGGTGCTGCCCGAGTCCGCCGCCACCCGCGTCGCAGGTAAAGTCGCATCGTCCTCGAACACCGCCCGCAGGGCATCGGCCTTGTCCGCGCCGGTCACCAGGAAGTGGATCTCCCGCGCCCGGTTGATCGCCGCCAGGGTGAGGGTCAGGCGTAGCGGCGGGGGTTTGGGGGAATCGTGCACGGCGGCCACGGCGCCCGGATAATCGGGGCGGCCGGGGAACAGGGAAGCGGTGTGGCCGTCCGGCCCCATGCCCAGCAGCACCAGGTCGAAGTGCGGCAAGGGAGCGCCGAAGACGGCGGCCAGGGTGGCCCCGTAGGCCGCCG is a genomic window of Candidatus Methylocalor cossyra containing:
- the pgl gene encoding 6-phosphogluconolactonase produces the protein MARKLCIAATPDDLAREAAERFVAAAQTAIAARGSFAVALSGGSTPQRLFTLLTQAPYTQGVDWSRVRVFFADERFVPPHHPDSNFRLARETLLDHVPVVPDNVFSMPTEGATPEQCAAAYGATLAAVFGAPLPHFDLVLLGMGPDGHTASLFPGRPDYPGAVAAVHDSPKPPPLRLTLTLAAINRAREIHFLVTGADKADALRAVFEDDATLPATRVAADSGSTLWLVDRAAGRWVEAFASARRGD